In a genomic window of Mucilaginibacter sp. KACC 22063:
- a CDS encoding UDP-glucuronic acid decarboxylase family protein — MSRKRVLITGAAGFLGSHLCDRFIKEDYHVIAMDNLITGDLRNIEHLFKLENFEFYNHDVSKFVHVPGELHYILHFASPASPIDYLKIPIQTLKVGSLGTHNLLGLAKAKGARMLIASTSEVYGDPNINPQPEEYWGNVNPVGPRGVYDEAKRFQEAITMAYHTFHGLETRIVRIFNTYGPRMRLNDGRVLPAFIGQALRGEPLTVFGDGSQTRSFCYVDDLIEGIYRLLFSDYANPVNIGNPDEITIRQFGEEIIKLTGTDQELISLPLPTDDPKQRRPDITKAREILGWEPKVNRAEGLKITYEYFKSLPEHEIKHKDFTYYNK; from the coding sequence ATGTCAAGAAAAAGAGTACTGATCACAGGAGCTGCCGGATTTTTAGGTTCGCACCTGTGCGACAGGTTTATAAAAGAAGATTACCATGTAATTGCCATGGATAATCTGATTACTGGTGATTTGCGCAATATTGAGCATTTGTTCAAACTGGAAAATTTTGAGTTTTATAATCACGATGTTTCCAAGTTTGTGCATGTTCCGGGAGAATTGCATTATATCTTGCACTTCGCTTCTCCGGCCAGCCCTATCGACTATTTGAAAATTCCTATACAGACCTTAAAAGTAGGATCATTAGGTACCCATAATTTATTAGGCTTAGCCAAAGCTAAAGGTGCACGCATGCTTATTGCCTCGACATCGGAAGTATATGGCGATCCGAACATTAATCCGCAGCCCGAAGAATATTGGGGTAACGTAAACCCTGTTGGCCCAAGAGGAGTATATGATGAGGCTAAGCGTTTCCAGGAGGCCATTACCATGGCTTACCATACCTTCCACGGATTGGAAACCCGCATTGTTCGTATATTCAATACATACGGCCCCCGTATGCGTCTGAATGACGGAAGGGTACTTCCTGCTTTCATCGGGCAAGCATTAAGAGGCGAACCGCTTACTGTATTTGGCGATGGTTCTCAAACCCGTTCTTTCTGTTATGTTGATGATCTGATAGAAGGCATATACCGCTTGTTGTTCAGTGATTATGCAAATCCGGTAAACATCGGTAACCCTGATGAGATTACTATCCGTCAGTTTGGCGAAGAGATCATTAAACTGACCGGTACTGACCAGGAGCTGATTAGCTTACCTTTACCTACAGATGATCCTAAACAACGCAGGCCAGATATTACCAAAGCAAGAGAAATTTTAGGTTGGGAACCTAAAGTGAACCGTGCCGAAGGTTTAAAAATCACATATGAATATTTTAAATCGCTGCCAGAGCACGAAATAAAACACAAAGATTTCACTTATTACAACAAATAG
- a CDS encoding UDP-glucose dehydrogenase family protein, translating to MKIAVVGTGYVGLVTGTCLAETGNDVICVDINLQKVEKMKAGQLPIYEPGLEQLFHRNINQGRLHFTSNLAEAIEEAKIIFLALPTPPGGDGAADLSYVLGAAKDIAKIIKEYKVIVTKSTVPVGTADKVRAVMSPETNVEFAVVSNPEFLREGVAVEDFMKPDRVVVGTTDERARKLMGELYAPYVRQGNPIIFMDERSSELTKYAANSFLATKISFMNEIANMCELVGADVDMVRRGIGADERIGKRFLFAGIGYGGSCFPKDVQALAKSAEENQYDFKILNSVMSVNEIQKKVLVQKVKKYYDGDVKGKHFALWGLAFKPETDDIREAPALYIIDELVESGATVTAFDPEAMPNIKALLGDKIAYAEEPYAALENADALLIVTEWSLFRTPDFDKLTNGLKSKVIFDGRNLYDLDKMHEGGFYYNSIGRKVVEQK from the coding sequence ATGAAAATTGCAGTAGTAGGAACTGGTTATGTAGGTTTAGTAACCGGCACATGTTTGGCAGAAACAGGAAATGACGTTATCTGTGTAGACATCAATTTACAAAAGGTAGAAAAAATGAAAGCCGGCCAGCTACCTATTTACGAACCAGGTTTAGAACAGCTTTTCCACCGTAATATTAATCAGGGCAGGCTGCACTTTACTTCAAATCTTGCAGAGGCAATTGAAGAAGCCAAGATTATTTTCCTGGCATTGCCAACCCCTCCGGGCGGAGACGGTGCAGCAGATCTTAGTTATGTATTAGGCGCTGCAAAAGACATTGCTAAAATCATAAAAGAATATAAGGTAATTGTTACCAAATCAACTGTACCGGTTGGTACTGCCGACAAAGTTAGAGCTGTAATGAGCCCTGAAACCAATGTAGAGTTTGCAGTAGTATCAAACCCTGAGTTTTTGAGAGAAGGTGTAGCTGTTGAGGATTTTATGAAACCAGACAGGGTAGTGGTAGGTACAACTGACGAGCGTGCACGTAAACTAATGGGTGAATTGTATGCGCCATATGTACGCCAGGGAAACCCGATCATCTTTATGGATGAGCGTTCATCAGAGCTTACAAAATATGCAGCTAACTCATTTTTAGCAACCAAAATTTCGTTTATGAACGAGATTGCCAATATGTGCGAGCTTGTTGGTGCCGATGTTGATATGGTACGTCGTGGTATTGGTGCAGATGAGCGTATTGGTAAACGTTTCTTGTTTGCGGGTATAGGTTATGGCGGCAGCTGTTTCCCGAAAGATGTACAGGCCTTAGCTAAATCGGCAGAAGAAAACCAATATGACTTTAAGATCTTAAACTCGGTAATGAGTGTAAACGAGATCCAGAAAAAAGTATTGGTGCAGAAAGTTAAAAAGTACTATGACGGCGATGTTAAAGGTAAGCACTTTGCATTATGGGGATTAGCATTTAAGCCTGAAACTGATGATATCCGCGAAGCTCCGGCACTGTACATTATTGATGAATTGGTTGAGTCCGGCGCTACTGTTACCGCTTTTGACCCTGAGGCAATGCCTAATATCAAGGCTCTGTTAGGTGATAAGATAGCCTATGCCGAAGAACCATATGCTGCACTTGAAAATGCGGATGCATTGCTGATTGTAACCGAATGGTCGTTATTCCGTACACCTGATTTTGACAAACTGACAAATGGTTTAAAAAGCAAAGTAATATTTGATGGCCGTAACCTGTATGATCTGGATAAAATGCATGAGGGCGGCTTTTATTACAACAGCATAGGCCGTAAAGTAGTTGAACAGAAATAA
- the fcl gene encoding GDP-L-fucose synthase: MNKTAKVYIAGHRGMVGSAIQRKLEKEGFENIITKTSAELDLRSQQAVAGFFENEKPDYVFLAAAKVGGIVANNTYRAEFLYDNLQIQNNIIHSAYINGVSKLMFLGSSCIYPKLAPQPLKEDYLLTGTLEPTNEPYAIAKIAGIKMCDAYRDQYGCNFISVMPTNLYGYNDNYHPQNSHVLPAMIRRFHEAKVNNAPQVTIWGTGTPLREFLFADDLAEACYYLMQNYDEPGLVNIGTGTDISIKDLAYLVKKVTGYQGDITFDTTKPDGTPRKLMDVSKLHGKGWKHTIELEQGIGLAYQDFLNKYELIQQ, from the coding sequence ATGAACAAAACCGCTAAAGTTTATATCGCAGGTCATCGGGGGATGGTAGGGTCAGCTATTCAGCGAAAGCTTGAAAAAGAAGGCTTTGAAAATATTATCACTAAAACCTCGGCCGAGCTTGACCTGCGCAGCCAGCAGGCTGTGGCCGGTTTCTTTGAAAACGAAAAGCCCGACTATGTGTTTCTGGCGGCTGCAAAAGTAGGTGGCATAGTTGCCAATAATACGTACCGTGCCGAATTTTTATATGATAATTTACAAATACAGAATAATATAATACATTCTGCATACATAAATGGCGTCAGCAAACTTATGTTTCTGGGTTCCAGCTGTATTTATCCTAAATTAGCTCCGCAACCCTTAAAGGAAGATTATTTGTTGACAGGTACACTTGAGCCTACCAATGAGCCCTATGCAATTGCCAAAATTGCAGGTATTAAGATGTGCGATGCCTACCGCGATCAGTATGGTTGTAATTTTATATCTGTAATGCCTACTAACCTTTACGGGTATAATGATAATTACCATCCTCAAAATTCGCATGTATTACCGGCAATGATCAGGCGTTTCCATGAGGCTAAAGTAAATAACGCTCCGCAAGTAACTATTTGGGGTACTGGTACGCCCCTGCGTGAATTTCTGTTTGCAGATGACTTGGCAGAGGCCTGCTATTACTTAATGCAGAATTATGATGAGCCCGGACTTGTAAACATTGGTACAGGTACGGATATCAGTATAAAAGACCTTGCTTATCTGGTGAAAAAGGTAACAGGTTACCAGGGCGATATTACTTTTGATACTACTAAACCCGACGGGACACCAAGAAAGTTGATGGACGTTAGCAAGCTGCACGGTAAGGGTTGGAAACATACGATTGAACTTGAACAAGGTATAGGCCTTGCTTATCAGGATTTCTTAAACAAGTACGAACTCATTCAACAATAA
- the gmd gene encoding GDP-mannose 4,6-dehydratase: protein MKKKALVTGITGQDGAYLADLLLEKGYEVHGIKRRSSLFNTDRIDHLYQDPHEENRNFFLHYGDLSDSTNLIRIIQQVQPDEIYNLGAMSHVKVSFDTPEYTANADGIGTLRILEAVRLLGLTKKTKIYQASTSELYGLVQAVPQSETTPFYPRSPYAVAKLYGYWITVNYREAYNMYACNGILFNHESPLRGETFVTRKITRAVAKIALNLQDKLFLGNLDAQRDWGHAKDYVEAMYLILQQEVAEDFVIATGVTTRVREFVRLAFAEVGIEVAFKGEGVDEVGYVVKCNNPDYQVAVGTEVVAVDPKYFRPTEVDLLIGDPTKSHEKLGWKPKYDLKGLVSEMVAADVDHFQREKLLKASGYVIKNQFE, encoded by the coding sequence ATGAAAAAAAAGGCATTAGTTACGGGCATTACTGGCCAGGATGGCGCATATTTAGCCGACTTATTACTTGAAAAGGGATACGAGGTACATGGTATTAAAAGAAGAAGTTCTTTATTTAATACCGATCGTATTGATCATTTGTACCAGGACCCTCATGAAGAGAACCGTAACTTCTTTCTGCATTATGGCGATTTGAGCGATTCTACCAACCTGATCAGGATCATACAGCAAGTACAGCCGGATGAGATTTATAATCTTGGCGCCATGTCGCACGTAAAAGTGAGTTTCGATACACCTGAATATACCGCAAATGCTGATGGCATAGGCACTTTACGTATTTTAGAGGCTGTAAGGTTGTTAGGACTTACTAAAAAAACAAAAATATACCAGGCTTCAACTTCTGAGCTTTATGGTTTAGTACAGGCTGTACCACAGTCAGAAACTACTCCTTTCTACCCGCGTTCACCATATGCAGTTGCTAAGCTGTATGGTTACTGGATCACAGTAAATTATCGCGAAGCTTATAATATGTATGCTTGTAACGGTATTTTATTTAACCATGAAAGCCCATTACGCGGCGAGACATTTGTAACCCGTAAAATTACCCGTGCGGTAGCTAAAATTGCGCTGAACCTGCAGGATAAGCTTTTCCTGGGTAATTTGGATGCACAGCGCGACTGGGGGCATGCCAAAGACTATGTTGAAGCCATGTACCTGATATTACAACAGGAAGTAGCTGAAGACTTTGTAATTGCTACAGGCGTTACAACACGTGTACGCGAGTTTGTGAGGTTAGCATTTGCGGAAGTAGGTATTGAAGTAGCATTCAAAGGCGAAGGTGTTGATGAGGTAGGTTATGTTGTAAAATGTAATAATCCTGATTACCAAGTAGCGGTTGGAACAGAAGTAGTAGCGGTTGACCCTAAATATTTTAGGCCTACTGAAGTAGATCTTTTAATAGGTGACCCTACAAAGTCTCATGAAAAATTAGGATGGAAACCTAAGTATGATCTGAAAGGCTTGGTTAGCGAAATGGTTGCAGCTGATGTTGATCATTTCCAACGTGAGAAATTACTTAAAGCATCTGGTTATGTTATTAAAAACCAGTTTGAATAA
- a CDS encoding WcaI family glycosyltransferase: MKNILLISHNFLPEPTGIGKYNGEMIAWLASHGYTCTVVTTFPYYPQWKVQAPYDKQWWWYKKEVIDFDGNKVTVYRCPSYTPADPTGKKRMIQDVSFWTSKIWQVFKLILLKKRFDLILTVAPPFHLAYLGLMVRKLTGGKLVYHIQDLQIEAAQELNLLSNQNLFNRLYKIEKQILDNADFVSSISDGMIKKIEEKIDKKVLFFPNWADTSFFKPLNNRAELKTNWGFKPTDTVYLYSGAIGEKQGLENIIFAAENLKHINDIKFVICGSGPYKGNLVQLANDKSLNNIVFMPVQDKAVFNEFLNMADFHLVLQKANAGDLVMPSKLTTILAVGGVCIVTAENGTSLAEVVNKHDLGYCIPPEDCDSLTVVIKNAKDDLDAADKKRDNARRYATAYLNIDQIMQSFINSVSVYNGDTELIKTKALL; encoded by the coding sequence ATGAAGAATATTCTGCTGATAAGCCACAACTTTCTGCCCGAACCTACAGGCATTGGCAAATACAATGGCGAGATGATTGCCTGGCTGGCATCTCATGGCTACACCTGTACCGTAGTTACTACCTTCCCTTATTACCCTCAATGGAAGGTGCAGGCGCCTTATGATAAACAATGGTGGTGGTACAAAAAGGAAGTAATTGATTTTGATGGTAATAAGGTAACAGTATATCGCTGCCCATCTTATACACCTGCTGATCCGACAGGGAAAAAAAGAATGATACAGGATGTCTCGTTCTGGACGTCTAAAATCTGGCAGGTATTTAAGCTTATCCTGCTCAAGAAACGATTCGATCTGATATTAACAGTAGCGCCACCATTTCATTTAGCCTATTTAGGGCTAATGGTACGTAAATTAACCGGAGGCAAACTGGTATACCATATTCAGGATTTACAAATAGAGGCGGCACAGGAGTTAAACCTTTTATCTAATCAAAATCTTTTTAATCGTCTCTATAAAATTGAAAAACAGATACTTGATAATGCCGACTTTGTGAGCAGCATATCTGATGGGATGATCAAGAAAATAGAGGAGAAGATCGATAAAAAGGTATTGTTTTTCCCTAACTGGGCAGATACTTCTTTTTTTAAGCCGCTAAATAACAGGGCCGAATTAAAAACAAACTGGGGTTTTAAGCCTACAGATACTGTTTATCTATATTCTGGCGCCATAGGTGAAAAGCAGGGACTTGAAAATATTATATTTGCCGCTGAAAATCTTAAGCATATTAACGATATAAAATTTGTTATCTGCGGCTCGGGACCGTATAAAGGAAATCTGGTACAATTGGCCAATGATAAGTCATTAAACAACATAGTTTTTATGCCTGTACAGGATAAAGCTGTTTTTAATGAATTTTTAAATATGGCAGATTTCCATTTAGTATTGCAAAAAGCCAATGCAGGTGATTTGGTAATGCCCTCCAAGCTGACTACCATATTGGCTGTAGGTGGCGTTTGCATTGTAACAGCTGAAAACGGAACGTCTTTGGCAGAAGTTGTTAATAAACATGATCTGGGATATTGTATCCCTCCTGAGGATTGTGACAGCTTAACAGTAGTTATAAAAAATGCTAAAGATGATTTGGATGCAGCAGATAAAAAAAGGGATAACGCACGCAGGTATGCAACGGCTTATCTCAACATAGATCAAATTATGCAAAGCTTCATCAATTCGGTTTCAGTCTATAATGGCGATACTGAATTAATTAAAACAAAGGCACTACTTTAA
- a CDS encoding WcaF family extracellular polysaccharide biosynthesis acetyltransferase — protein sequence MSTAVGHHVSRVKLQDFNPDGFDRGAGKIKETVWYLVKMFFFLTAFPFPNKLKCFLLRAFGAKVGQGVIIKPRVNVHFPWKLVIGDHVWIGEEALLLNFEQLYIGSNACISQRSFLCGGNHNYKDPAMPYRNDKITVNEGAWVGAGCLVAPGVNIGVDAVVSAGSVVVSDLLDNGIYKGNPAVFVKERWS from the coding sequence ATGTCAACAGCTGTTGGTCATCATGTTTCACGTGTAAAATTGCAGGATTTTAATCCCGATGGCTTTGACCGCGGAGCGGGCAAAATAAAAGAAACGGTGTGGTACCTGGTTAAAATGTTCTTTTTTCTTACAGCCTTTCCATTTCCGAATAAGCTAAAATGTTTTTTATTAAGAGCTTTTGGGGCAAAAGTAGGTCAGGGTGTAATTATTAAGCCAAGGGTAAACGTTCATTTTCCCTGGAAGCTTGTGATAGGAGATCATGTTTGGATCGGTGAAGAAGCATTGTTACTGAATTTTGAACAACTATACATAGGCAGCAATGCCTGCATCTCACAAAGAAGCTTTTTGTGCGGAGGCAATCATAATTATAAAGATCCGGCTATGCCATATCGAAACGATAAAATTACTGTTAATGAAGGTGCCTGGGTTGGCGCGGGTTGCTTAGTAGCGCCTGGCGTAAATATCGGGGTTGACGCTGTGGTGTCTGCCGGATCAGTAGTAGTTAGCGATCTTTTAGATAATGGAATTTATAAAGGCAACCCTGCTGTATTTGTGAAGGAGAGATGGTCATGA
- a CDS encoding glycosyltransferase family 2 protein: protein MIAIAKNVLQALILTKNEEPNIGRVLDKLKWLERVVVIDSYSDDNTVKIMESYPNVEIIYRKFDTFAQQCNFGLTHITSEWVLSLDADYVLPDDFIAETGQLLNNGGDFVAYNSRFEFLIYGKKLLSNNTTPRPVLFKTKLGSYFDDGHAHRLSITGSIGDFKSKIWHDDRKSLTRWLNNQNGYSVRECDKLLDLNNADRNSIINKLRRTKVLAPFFVFFYCLFVKGLIFNGWAGWYYTLQRTVVEMLFALRLIEAEEFNIVNH, encoded by the coding sequence ATGATTGCAATTGCAAAAAACGTATTACAAGCGCTGATTCTGACCAAGAATGAAGAACCCAATATTGGGAGGGTACTTGACAAGCTTAAATGGCTTGAGCGTGTTGTCGTTATTGACAGTTATAGTGATGATAACACGGTTAAGATAATGGAATCTTATCCTAATGTGGAAATCATCTATCGCAAATTTGATACGTTTGCCCAGCAATGTAATTTTGGGTTAACGCATATTACCAGCGAATGGGTTTTAAGCCTGGATGCAGATTACGTTTTGCCTGATGACTTTATTGCCGAAACAGGACAGTTATTGAACAATGGCGGCGATTTTGTAGCTTACAATTCAAGGTTTGAGTTTTTAATTTACGGAAAGAAACTTTTAAGTAACAATACGACCCCAAGACCCGTATTATTCAAAACTAAGCTTGGAAGCTATTTTGATGACGGGCATGCCCACAGGCTTTCAATTACAGGCAGTATAGGAGATTTCAAAAGCAAAATATGGCATGACGACCGCAAGTCGTTAACCAGGTGGCTAAATAACCAAAACGGTTATTCAGTTCGTGAATGCGATAAGTTGCTGGACCTAAACAATGCCGACAGGAATTCGATCATAAACAAATTAAGGCGCACCAAAGTATTAGCTCCATTTTTCGTTTTCTTTTACTGCCTTTTTGTAAAAGGGCTGATTTTTAACGGCTGGGCTGGCTGGTATTATACCTTACAGCGCACTGTTGTAGAAATGCTGTTTGCATTAAGGTTAATTGAAGCAGAGGAGTTTAACATTGTAAATCACTGA
- a CDS encoding XrtY-associated glycosyltransferase XYAG1, translating into MKILHIVPSYKPAYVYGGPIESVARLCEGLAAQGHDVDVFTTTANGKTELDIAPGSTVDVDGVNVTYFKRITKDPTHVSPALWKHLFYHVKEYDVVHIHSWWNILVMVAAKICLLKGAKTIIAPRGMLSGYIFNSGNSKAKKLMHKFFGRSILSKSFFHATSEAEYKECISLIDNWKGFMLPNILSLPELKIADKNNDVFTVIFMSRIHPKKGIEILLKAIANLNFAVKLKIAGSGEDEYITKLKQLAGDFNIADKIEWLGWQNREQKFKELMNADLFALISYNENFANVVIESLHAGTATIVSEHVALSDFVEKNDLGWVTTLDVDNVTAKLTDAYHDQAKRDRIAKDGSYIIAKYFSADKLISDYFNIYTSI; encoded by the coding sequence ATGAAAATACTTCACATCGTTCCATCGTACAAACCGGCCTACGTATATGGTGGGCCCATTGAATCTGTTGCGCGTTTGTGTGAAGGTTTGGCAGCGCAAGGCCATGATGTTGACGTGTTTACAACAACGGCCAATGGCAAAACAGAACTGGATATAGCACCCGGATCTACCGTTGATGTAGATGGTGTAAATGTTACTTATTTTAAACGGATCACTAAAGATCCTACCCATGTTTCGCCGGCATTATGGAAACATCTGTTTTATCACGTTAAAGAATATGACGTGGTGCATATCCATTCATGGTGGAATATCCTGGTAATGGTTGCTGCAAAAATATGCCTGCTTAAGGGTGCAAAAACTATCATAGCTCCCAGAGGCATGCTTAGTGGATATATTTTTAACTCGGGTAACAGTAAAGCCAAAAAATTAATGCACAAATTTTTTGGCCGTAGTATTTTATCAAAGTCGTTCTTTCATGCAACATCAGAAGCCGAGTATAAAGAGTGTATCAGCTTAATTGATAATTGGAAAGGCTTTATGCTCCCTAACATTTTATCATTACCAGAGCTAAAAATAGCCGATAAGAATAACGATGTATTTACCGTGATTTTTATGTCGCGTATTCATCCTAAGAAGGGAATAGAAATACTTTTGAAAGCCATTGCTAATTTAAATTTTGCTGTAAAGCTAAAAATAGCGGGCTCTGGCGAAGACGAGTACATTACCAAGTTGAAACAACTGGCAGGTGATTTTAATATAGCCGATAAAATAGAGTGGTTGGGCTGGCAAAACCGAGAGCAAAAATTCAAAGAACTGATGAACGCTGACTTGTTTGCCTTGATCTCTTACAATGAAAACTTTGCAAACGTTGTTATTGAATCGTTACATGCAGGTACTGCAACGATAGTTTCAGAACATGTTGCCCTTTCTGATTTTGTTGAAAAAAATGATTTAGGCTGGGTTACTACCTTAGACGTAGACAACGTAACAGCAAAACTTACCGATGCTTATCATGATCAGGCTAAACGTGATAGGATTGCCAAAGACGGCAGCTATATTATAGCGAAATATTTTTCTGCAGATAAGTTAATCTCTGATTATTTTAATATATATACAAGCATTTAA
- a CDS encoding acyltransferase, with protein MLLKLLSVILPWPLRRKALQSWFGYQIHPTAKLGINWVFPRKLVMHAGSRIDHFTTAIHLDYIELGENAKIGRSNWITGFSTHGQSKHFQHQTDRKAELVMGDNSAIIKNHHIDCTSAIHIGRFSTVAGYNSQLLTHSIDVFENRQDSAPITIGEYSFVGTNVVILGGANLPAYSVLGAKSLLNSAQTETWMLYGGVPAKPLKAIPSTAKYFTRTIGYVN; from the coding sequence ATGCTGTTAAAATTACTATCTGTTATTTTGCCCTGGCCATTGCGCAGAAAGGCATTGCAAAGCTGGTTTGGTTATCAAATTCACCCCACTGCCAAACTGGGTATTAACTGGGTTTTTCCACGTAAACTGGTTATGCATGCCGGTTCACGGATCGATCATTTTACTACGGCTATCCATCTTGATTACATTGAATTAGGAGAGAATGCAAAGATAGGCCGCAGCAACTGGATCACAGGTTTTAGCACACATGGCCAGTCTAAACATTTTCAGCATCAAACCGACAGGAAAGCCGAATTAGTGATGGGCGACAATTCTGCAATTATCAAAAATCATCACATAGACTGCACAAGCGCTATACACATCGGCAGGTTTAGCACAGTGGCGGGTTATAATTCTCAGCTGCTTACCCATTCCATAGATGTTTTTGAAAACAGGCAGGATAGTGCACCTATTACCATCGGAGAGTACTCATTTGTTGGAACCAATGTTGTTATATTGGGTGGCGCTAATCTACCGGCTTATTCTGTTTTGGGTGCTAAATCCCTTTTAAACTCAGCACAAACCGAAACCTGGATGCTTTACGGAGGGGTGCCGGCAAAACCACTTAAAGCAATTCCGTCAACCGCTAAATATTTCACCAGGACAATAGGCTACGTAAATTAA
- a CDS encoding glycosyltransferase family 4 protein, protein MEATSTKIILIGNYIPDRQESMERFTVMLHDEFSANGVNSEIWRPVALFGAKFKNTNAGIGKWLGYIDKWILFPLVLRYRVLFKNKKVSNVRYHICDHSNSPYLGHLPADKTVITCHDVIAIRGGLGYTDYYQPASAFGKILQKWILGNLKRAKQIACVSQYTLDQLIALVPGSYTPDKDWQVILNTFNGDFRPIPPAETAALLAEAGLKPDTKYLLHVGSNLQRKNREMLLKMLVDLGDNWDGYICYSGKPIDEKLTQKVKELNMEHRVIQVIKPRHEVLRALYNGCYAFIFPSFAEGFGWPVIEAQACGAPVIASNLQPMPEVSGGAAIHANPADSQDFANALLLLKDTALRSNLIKAGFKNCERFEKTKITQQYLSMHGLNHN, encoded by the coding sequence ATGGAAGCAACGTCTACAAAAATCATATTAATAGGGAACTATATACCAGACAGGCAGGAGAGCATGGAGCGTTTTACAGTAATGCTTCATGATGAATTTTCGGCTAATGGAGTAAATAGTGAAATATGGCGCCCTGTTGCTTTGTTCGGAGCGAAGTTTAAAAACACCAATGCAGGTATCGGGAAATGGCTTGGCTATATAGATAAATGGATCCTTTTTCCTTTGGTATTACGGTACAGGGTACTTTTTAAAAACAAGAAGGTTAGCAACGTAAGATATCACATATGCGACCATTCTAATTCGCCATATCTGGGACATCTGCCGGCCGATAAAACTGTTATTACCTGCCATGATGTTATCGCTATCAGAGGTGGCCTTGGGTATACAGATTATTATCAGCCAGCTTCGGCATTCGGTAAAATACTTCAAAAATGGATATTAGGGAACTTAAAGAGGGCAAAACAGATAGCCTGTGTTTCACAGTACACGCTTGATCAGCTAATTGCGCTTGTTCCGGGTAGTTACACACCAGACAAAGACTGGCAGGTTATTTTAAATACTTTCAATGGCGATTTCAGGCCGATACCGCCAGCGGAAACAGCAGCACTGCTTGCTGAAGCCGGTTTAAAGCCCGACACAAAGTATCTGCTTCATGTGGGGTCAAACCTGCAAAGAAAAAACAGGGAAATGCTTTTGAAAATGCTGGTTGACCTTGGTGACAATTGGGATGGTTATATCTGTTACAGCGGCAAGCCGATAGATGAGAAACTGACTCAAAAAGTGAAAGAATTAAATATGGAGCACCGGGTTATACAAGTTATTAAACCTCGGCATGAGGTGCTACGCGCTTTGTATAACGGCTGCTATGCTTTTATTTTTCCTTCTTTTGCAGAAGGATTTGGCTGGCCGGTAATTGAAGCCCAGGCCTGCGGGGCACCGGTAATTGCCAGTAATTTGCAGCCAATGCCTGAGGTTAGCGGTGGGGCTGCTATACATGCAAATCCGGCTGATTCGCAAGATTTTGCAAACGCTTTACTTTTATTAAAAGATACAGCGCTGCGTAGTAACTTAATTAAGGCGGGATTTAAAAATTGTGAGCGTTTTGAGAAGACGAAAATCACGCAACAATATTTATCTATGCATGGCTTAAATCATAATTAA